The Xanthomonas sp. DAR 34887 genome has a segment encoding these proteins:
- the xpsN gene encoding type II secretion system protein XpsN encodes MRIEAIGLRTVWLATLALWGLLIWALGLAGLGQRIVPLPDDPSMTQRLPGLPAAPSERLGDYSRYAEIAARPVFAEDRRPHPFFLSADNGQGAAPSVRLTGVLLTDSFKMATLTTEQGESLRLQEGRDPVKGWRLLSLEPRRAVVSGGSGTQTLELQVFDGKGGQPPTALGQGARPPGMPPLPAPPPATTAVSAPVTPVAATPQAGANGTPATPAQSAPAAAPAPSSEQLQAIRERIEARRRQLQQQRQNGTTPGQNP; translated from the coding sequence GGGCGCTGGGCCTGGCCGGCCTGGGCCAGCGCATCGTCCCGCTGCCCGACGATCCCAGTATGACCCAGCGCCTGCCGGGCTTGCCGGCGGCGCCCAGCGAGCGTCTCGGCGACTATTCGCGCTACGCCGAGATCGCCGCGCGTCCGGTATTTGCCGAAGACCGCCGGCCGCATCCGTTCTTCCTCAGCGCCGACAACGGCCAGGGCGCCGCGCCCAGCGTGCGCCTGACCGGCGTGCTGCTCACCGACAGTTTCAAGATGGCCACGCTGACCACCGAGCAGGGCGAATCGCTGCGCCTGCAGGAAGGCCGCGACCCGGTGAAGGGCTGGCGCTTGCTGTCGCTGGAACCGCGCCGCGCGGTGGTCAGCGGCGGCAGCGGCACCCAGACCCTGGAGCTGCAGGTGTTCGACGGCAAGGGCGGACAGCCGCCGACTGCGCTCGGCCAGGGCGCACGGCCGCCAGGCATGCCGCCGTTGCCGGCGCCGCCACCGGCCACGACTGCGGTCAGCGCGCCGGTCACTCCCGTCGCCGCCACGCCGCAGGCGGGCGCCAACGGGACTCCGGCAACGCCTGCGCAGAGCGCCCCGGCGGCCGCGCCGGCGCCGTCGTCGGAACAGTTGCAAGCCATCCGCGAACGTATCGAAGCCCGCCGCCGGCAGTTGCAGCAGCAGCGCCAGAACGGCACCACCCCCGGCCAGAACCCTTGA
- a CDS encoding phosphotransferase enzyme family protein: MSAHQIHGMSLAPATADWPPLRSDEVDALLRHMGLPDAVRALRWHSPRPFSAAAEVESAVGTLFVKRHHRTLRDARTLDEEHRFIEHLRARGMPVPVLLRAPDGASAIALGDWTYEVQRAATGEDLYRDTASWLPFADTAHAQAAGHALASLHRAAAGYTAPPRGTTQLVANLRLFGSADPLQALQRDLRARPALAAWLQRHDWRDDLRRHLLPWHARAWPLLQAPTPPLWTHGDWHASNLLWRGHGAASEVSAVFDFGLSDRSFALFDLATAIERNLVPWLQLDVGGRAPADLDQLDALLHGYAQRLPLDTAQLRLLAAVLPIVHADFALSEIEYFAGITGSDANADIAYRRYLLGHADWFGGEEGQRLLRRLQHHAEAVR; this comes from the coding sequence ATGAGCGCGCACCAGATCCATGGTATGAGCCTGGCCCCGGCCACGGCGGACTGGCCGCCCCTGCGCAGCGACGAGGTGGACGCGCTGTTGCGGCATATGGGCCTGCCCGACGCGGTCCGCGCCTTGCGCTGGCACAGCCCGCGCCCGTTCTCCGCCGCGGCCGAGGTCGAGAGCGCCGTAGGCACGCTGTTCGTCAAGCGCCATCACCGCACATTGCGTGATGCGCGCACGCTGGACGAGGAGCACCGCTTCATCGAGCACCTGCGCGCGCGCGGCATGCCGGTGCCGGTCCTGCTGCGCGCGCCCGACGGCGCCAGCGCGATCGCACTCGGCGACTGGACCTACGAAGTGCAGCGCGCCGCCACCGGCGAAGACCTGTACCGCGACACGGCCTCGTGGCTGCCGTTCGCCGACACGGCCCACGCGCAGGCCGCCGGACACGCACTCGCATCGCTGCACCGGGCCGCAGCCGGCTACACGGCACCGCCGCGCGGCACCACCCAGCTGGTCGCCAATCTGCGCCTGTTCGGCAGCGCCGATCCGCTGCAGGCGCTGCAGCGGGACCTGCGCGCGCGGCCGGCGCTGGCGGCCTGGCTGCAGCGGCACGACTGGCGTGACGACCTGCGCCGGCATCTGCTGCCGTGGCACGCGCGCGCCTGGCCGCTGCTGCAAGCGCCGACGCCGCCGCTGTGGACGCATGGCGACTGGCATGCCTCCAACCTGCTGTGGCGCGGCCACGGCGCGGCGAGCGAGGTCAGCGCGGTGTTCGATTTCGGCCTGTCCGACCGCAGCTTCGCGCTGTTCGATCTGGCTACCGCGATCGAGCGCAACCTGGTGCCGTGGCTGCAACTGGATGTCGGCGGCCGTGCGCCCGCCGACCTCGATCAACTCGACGCGTTGCTGCACGGCTACGCGCAGCGGCTGCCGCTGGACACGGCGCAGCTGCGCCTGCTGGCCGCCGTGTTGCCGATCGTGCACGCCGACTTCGCGCTCAGCGAGATCGAGTATTTCGCCGGCATCACCGGCTCCGACGCGAACGCCGACATCGCCTATCGCCGCTACCTGCTCGGCCATGCCGACTGGTTCGGCGGCGAGGAAGGCCAGCGCCTGCTGCGGCGGTTGCAGCACCACGCGGAGGCGGTGCGATGA
- a CDS encoding glycosyltransferase family 2 protein: protein MSEQQMAVVVVTYESGSTIDACLQRLRAAAEVAQIRVVDNASRDDTLAIVQRHALEDRRVRFIANPDNPGFATACNQGAAASDAPWLAFVNPDLMVEADTLALLRAQVAALGDALLGVEQVDEQGRADAAVRRRDPDFAAMLRHPLAGSRLALAVDPAQPLQRVDAISGALMLLPRALFDRIGGWDAGYRLHAEDLDLCRRARQAGATVAVLNTLRVLHVRGVSSRKRPWFVEWHKHRGLWRYFRKFEAPTRAAPVRAAVWAVIWLHAWVTFAKLCWRRPG from the coding sequence ATGAGCGAACAGCAGATGGCCGTGGTGGTGGTGACCTACGAGAGCGGCAGCACCATCGATGCCTGCCTGCAGCGGCTGCGCGCGGCGGCGGAGGTCGCGCAGATCCGCGTGGTCGACAACGCCTCGCGCGACGACACCCTGGCCATCGTGCAGCGCCACGCGCTTGAGGACCGGCGCGTGCGCTTCATCGCCAATCCCGACAACCCCGGCTTCGCCACCGCCTGCAACCAGGGCGCGGCGGCCAGCGATGCGCCGTGGCTGGCATTCGTCAATCCTGACCTGATGGTGGAGGCCGACACGCTGGCGCTGCTGCGCGCGCAGGTCGCCGCGCTTGGCGACGCGCTGCTCGGGGTGGAGCAGGTCGACGAGCAGGGCCGCGCCGATGCCGCGGTGCGTCGCCGCGATCCGGACTTCGCGGCGATGCTGCGGCACCCGCTGGCCGGTTCGCGGCTGGCGCTGGCGGTGGACCCGGCGCAGCCGCTGCAGCGGGTGGACGCGATCTCCGGCGCGCTGATGCTGCTGCCGCGGGCACTGTTCGACCGCATCGGCGGCTGGGATGCCGGCTACCGCCTGCATGCCGAGGACCTGGACCTGTGCCGCCGCGCGCGCCAGGCCGGGGCCACCGTGGCGGTGCTCAATACCCTGCGCGTGCTGCACGTGCGCGGCGTGTCCAGCCGCAAGCGGCCCTGGTTCGTGGAATGGCACAAGCACCGCGGGCTGTGGCGTTATTTCCGCAAGTTCGAGGCGCCGACGCGTGCCGCGCCGGTGCGTGCGGCGGTGTGGGCGGTGATCTGGCTGCATGCCTGGGTGACCTTCGCCAAGCTGTGCTGGCGGCGTCCCGGCTGA
- a CDS encoding TonB-dependent siderophore receptor: MSPTFPTLAPLALALALAATAAPARATDADTQTPVELDAVNVQGEQPRNRSTLGGYGDAALLETPASIAVIDRTQLDDRQVRVLSEVLRADASVGDSYAPIGYYENFVVRGYSLNAANSYRINGLTVTGEQNVALENKEQVQVLKGLSGLQSGLTEPAGVIDYVTKRPQQVRTLTLGTDDDGGRYAAVDLGDWFGRERQFGLRVNAAHEDIRSYVAHADGHRNFLSLAADWNIDPQSTLQLDVEYQDRQQRSVPGYQLLGGERVPGDVSVHRLLAYQPWSKPVGIDSLNAQLRYQYRFNEAWRAQLAAAHSRAVIDDYSSFAWGCYGAASCASDAIPNYFSREGDYDIYDYRSPDDTRRNDQLQATVSGSFATGALQHQLNIGVDYLQRTIDQHGSINEWIGSGNIDADPPLLAQTDVELGPKRRRLDSTQRSLLASDRIGIGEDWQLLLGARQVRYDERAWDRDGVLTRHTRRSEVLPQAALLFKPQDTLSLYASFAKGLAPGGTASWFASNADAILAPTSAYQSEAGLKYERAGLALGAAVFDIRQAYQYAQPQADGSFLYVQQGRLHNRGIELSADGAIGERLHLQASVAGIRARAEDTGTPAYEDHQALNVPRLRASAQASWDVPGTSGLALLGGAQYSGAKYADRSGRVAVGGYTVYNLGARYATRLGTVPTTLRLSVDNLADKRYWRDVGDYMGDDYLFLGAPRTARLALQFDF, from the coding sequence ATGTCCCCCACCTTCCCCACACTCGCGCCACTCGCCCTCGCATTGGCGCTGGCTGCCACCGCCGCACCGGCACGCGCGACCGATGCAGACACGCAGACGCCGGTCGAGCTGGACGCGGTCAACGTGCAGGGCGAGCAGCCGCGCAACCGCTCCACGCTGGGCGGCTACGGCGATGCCGCGCTGCTGGAGACGCCCGCCTCGATCGCGGTGATCGACCGCACCCAGCTGGACGACCGCCAGGTGCGCGTGCTCAGCGAAGTGCTGCGCGCCGACGCCTCGGTCGGCGACAGCTACGCACCGATCGGCTATTACGAGAACTTCGTAGTGCGCGGCTACTCGCTCAACGCCGCCAACAGCTACCGCATCAACGGCCTGACCGTCACCGGCGAGCAGAACGTGGCGCTGGAGAACAAGGAACAGGTGCAGGTGCTCAAGGGCCTGTCCGGCCTGCAGTCCGGGCTCACCGAGCCGGCCGGGGTGATCGACTACGTGACCAAGCGCCCGCAGCAGGTGCGCACGCTGACGCTGGGGACCGACGACGACGGCGGCCGCTACGCCGCGGTGGACCTGGGCGACTGGTTCGGCCGCGAGCGCCAGTTCGGCCTGCGCGTCAACGCCGCGCACGAGGACATCCGCAGCTACGTCGCGCATGCCGACGGCCACCGCAATTTCCTGTCGCTGGCCGCGGACTGGAACATCGATCCGCAATCGACGCTGCAGCTGGACGTGGAGTACCAGGACCGGCAGCAACGCTCGGTGCCCGGCTATCAATTGCTCGGCGGCGAACGCGTGCCCGGCGACGTGTCGGTGCACCGGTTGCTGGCGTATCAGCCTTGGTCCAAGCCGGTCGGCATCGACTCGCTCAACGCGCAGCTGCGCTATCAATACCGTTTCAACGAAGCCTGGCGCGCGCAACTGGCGGCCGCCCACAGCCGCGCGGTGATCGACGATTATTCCAGCTTCGCCTGGGGCTGCTACGGCGCCGCCAGCTGCGCCAGCGACGCGATCCCCAACTACTTCAGCCGCGAAGGCGACTACGACATCTACGACTACCGCAGCCCCGACGACACGCGCCGCAACGACCAGCTGCAGGCGACCGTGTCCGGCAGCTTCGCCACCGGCGCGCTGCAGCACCAGCTCAACATCGGCGTGGACTATTTGCAGCGGACCATCGACCAGCATGGCTCGATCAACGAATGGATCGGCAGCGGCAACATCGATGCGGATCCGCCGCTGCTGGCACAGACCGACGTCGAACTCGGCCCCAAGCGCCGGCGCCTGGACAGCACCCAGCGATCGCTGCTGGCCAGCGACCGCATCGGCATCGGCGAGGACTGGCAACTGCTGCTGGGCGCGCGCCAGGTGCGCTACGACGAGCGCGCCTGGGACCGCGACGGCGTACTGACCCGCCACACCCGCCGCTCGGAAGTGCTGCCGCAGGCGGCGCTGCTGTTCAAGCCGCAGGACACGCTGTCGCTGTACGCCAGCTTCGCCAAGGGCCTGGCGCCGGGCGGCACCGCGTCGTGGTTCGCCAGCAACGCCGATGCGATCCTCGCCCCGACCAGCGCCTACCAGAGCGAGGCCGGCCTGAAATACGAGCGCGCCGGCCTGGCCCTGGGCGCGGCCGTGTTCGACATCCGCCAGGCCTATCAGTACGCGCAACCGCAGGCCGACGGCAGCTTCCTGTATGTGCAGCAGGGGCGCCTGCACAACCGCGGCATCGAACTGTCGGCCGACGGCGCGATCGGCGAGCGGCTGCACCTGCAGGCCAGTGTCGCCGGCATCCGCGCGCGCGCCGAGGACACCGGCACACCGGCCTACGAAGACCACCAGGCACTGAACGTGCCCAGGCTGCGCGCCAGCGCCCAGGCCAGCTGGGACGTGCCCGGCACAAGCGGCCTGGCGCTGCTGGGCGGCGCGCAGTACAGCGGCGCCAAGTACGCCGACCGCAGCGGCCGCGTCGCCGTCGGCGGCTATACCGTCTACAACCTGGGGGCGCGATATGCGACGCGGCTGGGCACGGTGCCGACCACGCTGCGACTGAGCGTGGACAACCTGGCCGACAAGCGCTACTGGCGTGACGTCGGCGACTACATGGGCGACGACTACCTGTTCCTGGGCGCGCCGCGCACGGCGCGGCTGGCGCTGCAGTTCGATTTTTGA
- a CDS encoding glycosyltransferase family 2 protein produces MTLPIVLLPVGVDDAALDACLGALEAHTPAGTRVWLADDAQAGPRGQRVVEAWLAHTRLQADYTRRPRMLGEVAHLDEMLRACGAADVVVLAADAQPLPGWLQQLSACLARDAAIASATPWSNAGEACAWPRLGEINPLPDDGERLARACAALPPEHPELPSAVCHAVALRGAARQRAGGLDASSYGSWYAALVDLSLRMAGLGWRNVLCETAYVARSGEGRAADGDMDALATRWPAWHARLAGFLMHDPLRARREDLQRLYADLPPPDPQRALFEA; encoded by the coding sequence GTGACCCTGCCCATCGTGCTGCTGCCGGTCGGCGTCGACGACGCCGCACTGGACGCATGCCTGGGCGCGCTGGAGGCGCACACGCCGGCCGGCACCCGCGTGTGGCTGGCCGACGACGCGCAGGCCGGGCCGCGTGGCCAGCGCGTGGTCGAGGCCTGGCTGGCGCACACCCGCCTGCAGGCCGACTACACGCGGCGCCCGCGCATGCTCGGCGAAGTCGCGCATCTGGACGAAATGCTGCGCGCCTGCGGTGCCGCCGACGTGGTGGTGCTGGCCGCCGATGCGCAACCGCTGCCCGGCTGGCTGCAGCAACTGAGCGCATGCCTGGCGCGCGATGCGGCCATCGCCAGCGCCACGCCGTGGAGCAACGCCGGCGAAGCCTGCGCCTGGCCGCGGCTGGGCGAGATCAATCCGCTGCCCGACGATGGCGAACGCCTGGCACGCGCCTGCGCGGCGCTGCCGCCGGAGCATCCGGAACTGCCGTCGGCGGTGTGCCACGCGGTGGCCCTGCGCGGCGCGGCGCGGCAGCGCGCCGGCGGCCTGGACGCGAGCAGTTACGGATCCTGGTACGCGGCGCTGGTCGACCTGTCGCTGCGCATGGCCGGACTCGGCTGGCGCAACGTGCTGTGCGAGACCGCCTACGTGGCGCGCAGCGGCGAAGGCCGCGCCGCCGACGGCGACATGGATGCGCTGGCCACACGCTGGCCGGCCTGGCACGCGCGCCTGGCCGGCTTCCTGATGCACGATCCGCTGCGCGCGCGCCGCGAGGACCTGCAACGCCTGTACGCCGACCTGCCGCCGCCGGATCCGCAGCGCGCGCTGTTCGAGGCCTAG
- the pnuC gene encoding nicotinamide riboside transporter PnuC translates to MSPLELLAVLVNVLGVWLTARRTRWCWPVNVVAVLLYAWLFYQWKLYSDMLLQGVYVFLQGYGWWRWSQGRLDDGKVQVGPLPRREAVLSLLAGAAGALALGWLMHRHTDAALPWLDAALSAFSLVASFWAARKRIANWTLWIVLDCLYVGVFVYKGLYPTAALYAGFVVLAIYGLRLWRADLRRAVAAQPLP, encoded by the coding sequence ATGTCCCCCCTCGAACTCCTCGCCGTACTGGTCAATGTGCTCGGCGTGTGGCTGACCGCGCGCCGGACGCGCTGGTGCTGGCCGGTCAACGTGGTCGCGGTGCTGCTGTACGCGTGGCTGTTCTATCAATGGAAGCTGTACTCGGACATGTTGCTGCAAGGCGTCTACGTATTCCTGCAGGGGTACGGCTGGTGGCGCTGGAGCCAGGGCCGGCTGGACGATGGCAAGGTCCAGGTCGGCCCTCTACCGCGGCGCGAAGCGGTGCTGTCGCTGCTGGCCGGCGCTGCCGGTGCGCTGGCGCTGGGCTGGCTGATGCACCGCCATACCGATGCCGCTCTGCCGTGGCTGGACGCGGCGCTATCGGCCTTCAGCCTGGTCGCCAGCTTCTGGGCGGCACGCAAGCGCATCGCCAACTGGACCCTGTGGATCGTGCTCGACTGCCTCTACGTCGGCGTCTTCGTCTACAAGGGGCTGTACCCCACCGCGGCGCTGTACGCCGGCTTCGTGGTGCTGGCGATCTACGGCTTGCGGCTGTGGCGGGCGGACTTGCGCCGCGCCGTCGCGGCGCAGCCGTTGCCATGA
- the gspD gene encoding type II secretion system secretin GspD: protein MTLRLFSLFLAIGLVAGCATTPSPDVRRGAAIDPTVGAAGSTSATADASTGTADPNGVPDRVAPVIRRGSGSMINSGAAAAPAPSLANASSGSATFNFEGESLHAVVKAILGDMLGQNYVIAPGVQGTVTLATPKPVSPAQALNLLEMVLGWNNARMVYSGGRYNIVPADQALAGTVAPSTASPASARGFEVRVVPLKFISASEMKKVLEPYARPNAIVGIDGSRNVITLGGTRAELENYLRTVQIFDVDWLSGMSVGVFPIQSGKAEQVAADLEKVFGENSKTPSAGMFRFMPLENANAVLVITPQARYLDQVQEWLDRIDSAGGGSRLFSYELKYIKAKDLADRLAEVFGAGGSRGDSNASLMPGTQLSQMGSGGLGGSSDGGLGGSSSLNGNSDSLSSSSGGSSSSSSGGLGNGSLQLSPRTSGNGSVTLEVQGDKVGVSAVEETNTLLVRATPQSWRSIRDVVEKLDVMPMQVHIEAQVAEVSLTGQLQYGVNWFFENSVNASADSTVANTTGLGVGAGLPSAAGRSIWGDIAGKVGSSGLGWTFLGKNAAAVITALDKVTNLKLLQTPSVFVRNNAEATLNVGTRIPINSTSINTGLGTDTSYSSVQYIDTGVILKVRPRVTKDGMVFLDIVQEVSTPGSRPAACTSGTSTVTNSSACNVDINTRRVKTEAAVQSGDTIMLAGLINDSTSDGSAGVPLLSKLPVVGALFGQKTQDKTRNEVIVLLTPTIVRNPQEARDLTDEYGQKFKAMQPLPAAGKK from the coding sequence ATGACGCTGCGCTTGTTTTCCCTGTTCCTCGCGATCGGCCTGGTGGCCGGCTGCGCCACCACGCCCTCGCCGGACGTCCGCCGCGGCGCCGCGATCGATCCCACCGTCGGCGCCGCCGGCAGCACCAGCGCCACGGCCGACGCAAGCACGGGCACGGCCGATCCCAACGGCGTGCCGGACCGTGTCGCCCCGGTGATCCGCCGCGGCAGCGGCAGCATGATCAATTCCGGCGCCGCCGCCGCGCCGGCGCCATCGCTGGCCAACGCCAGCAGCGGCAGCGCCACCTTCAACTTCGAAGGCGAGTCGCTGCATGCGGTGGTCAAGGCGATCCTCGGCGACATGCTCGGGCAGAACTACGTGATCGCGCCGGGCGTGCAGGGCACGGTGACCCTGGCCACGCCCAAGCCGGTGTCGCCGGCGCAGGCGCTGAACCTACTGGAGATGGTGCTGGGCTGGAACAACGCGCGCATGGTCTACAGCGGCGGCCGCTACAACATCGTGCCGGCCGACCAGGCGCTGGCCGGCACGGTGGCGCCGAGCACCGCCTCGCCGGCCAGCGCGCGCGGCTTCGAGGTGCGGGTGGTGCCGCTGAAGTTCATCTCCGCCAGCGAAATGAAGAAGGTGCTGGAGCCGTATGCGCGGCCGAACGCGATCGTCGGCATCGACGGCTCGCGCAACGTCATCACCCTCGGCGGCACCCGCGCCGAGCTGGAGAATTACCTGCGCACGGTGCAGATCTTCGATGTGGACTGGCTGTCGGGCATGTCGGTGGGCGTGTTCCCGATCCAGTCCGGCAAGGCCGAGCAGGTCGCCGCCGACCTGGAGAAGGTGTTCGGCGAGAACAGCAAGACCCCCAGCGCCGGCATGTTCCGCTTCATGCCGCTGGAGAACGCCAACGCGGTGCTGGTGATCACCCCGCAGGCGCGCTACCTGGACCAGGTCCAGGAATGGCTGGACCGGATCGACAGCGCCGGCGGCGGCAGCCGCCTGTTCTCCTACGAGCTGAAATACATCAAGGCCAAGGACCTGGCCGACCGCCTGGCCGAGGTGTTCGGCGCCGGCGGCAGCCGCGGCGATTCCAACGCCTCGCTGATGCCGGGCACGCAGCTGAGCCAGATGGGCAGCGGTGGCCTGGGCGGCAGCAGCGACGGCGGCCTGGGCGGCAGCAGCAGCCTCAATGGCAACAGCGACAGCCTGTCCTCGAGCAGCGGCGGTTCCTCGTCGAGCAGCAGCGGCGGCCTGGGCAACGGCAGCCTGCAGCTGTCGCCGCGCACCTCCGGCAACGGCAGCGTGACCCTGGAAGTGCAGGGCGACAAGGTCGGCGTGTCGGCGGTGGAGGAGACCAACACCTTGCTGGTGCGCGCCACGCCGCAGTCGTGGCGTTCGATCCGCGATGTGGTCGAAAAGCTCGACGTGATGCCGATGCAGGTGCACATCGAGGCGCAGGTGGCCGAGGTCAGCCTGACCGGCCAATTGCAGTACGGCGTGAACTGGTTCTTCGAAAATTCGGTCAACGCCTCCGCCGACAGCACGGTGGCCAACACCACCGGACTCGGTGTCGGCGCGGGCCTGCCCAGCGCCGCCGGGCGCAGCATCTGGGGCGATATCGCCGGCAAGGTCGGCAGCAGCGGCCTGGGCTGGACCTTCCTCGGCAAGAACGCCGCCGCGGTGATCACCGCGCTGGACAAGGTCACCAACCTCAAGCTGCTGCAGACCCCGTCGGTGTTCGTGCGCAACAACGCCGAGGCCACGCTGAACGTGGGTACGCGCATCCCTATCAACTCGACGTCAATCAACACCGGCCTGGGCACCGACACCAGCTATTCGTCGGTGCAGTACATCGATACCGGCGTGATCCTGAAGGTGCGCCCGCGGGTGACCAAGGACGGCATGGTGTTCCTGGACATCGTGCAGGAAGTCAGCACGCCCGGTTCGCGGCCGGCGGCGTGCACCTCGGGCACCTCCACCGTGACCAACAGCTCGGCCTGCAACGTGGACATCAACACGCGCCGGGTCAAGACCGAGGCGGCGGTGCAGAGCGGCGACACCATCATGCTCGCCGGCCTGATCAACGACAGCACCAGCGACGGCAGCGCCGGCGTGCCGCTGCTGAGCAAGCTGCCGGTGGTCGGCGCGCTGTTCGGCCAGAAGACGCAGGACAAGACCCGCAACGAAGTGATCGTGCTGCTGACCCCGACCATCGTGCGCAACCCGCAGGAAGCGCGCGACCTCACCGACGAGTACGGGCAGAAGTTCAAGGCGATGCAGCCGCTGCCGGCTGCGGGCAAGAAGTAA
- a CDS encoding UTRA domain-containing protein, whose amino-acid sequence MPTPLTPAAGFGQRIVDALLARIVGGEWAADQRLPVERELAALFGCTRITLREALQHLESEGYIYRENRRGWFVSAARVRHDPTSIAGFMQYVAAQGGTPRTELLGARRQPAGATLARHLELDDAQAEVFVLQRRRWIGRRAVLLETNAILAAWAPSLLDHDLAGSLSAVLGQRLGLRQARSRLSMYPATLVAEQAALLQSTVGTPCFRLQRVSYAADGRAVEFDIESWRHDVLEVTVEVQAPPE is encoded by the coding sequence ATGCCCACGCCGTTGACTCCCGCCGCCGGCTTCGGCCAGCGCATCGTCGATGCCCTGCTCGCACGCATCGTCGGCGGCGAATGGGCCGCGGACCAGCGCCTGCCGGTGGAGCGGGAACTGGCCGCGCTGTTCGGCTGCACCCGCATCACCTTGCGCGAGGCGCTGCAGCACCTGGAGTCGGAAGGCTACATCTACCGCGAGAACCGGCGCGGCTGGTTCGTCAGCGCGGCGCGCGTGCGCCACGATCCCACCAGCATCGCCGGCTTCATGCAGTACGTCGCCGCGCAAGGCGGCACGCCGCGCACCGAACTGCTCGGCGCGCGCCGCCAGCCGGCCGGCGCGACGCTGGCGCGGCACCTGGAACTGGACGATGCGCAGGCCGAGGTGTTCGTGCTGCAGCGCCGGCGGTGGATCGGCCGCCGCGCGGTGCTGCTGGAGACCAATGCGATTCTCGCCGCGTGGGCACCGAGCCTGCTCGATCACGACCTGGCCGGCTCGCTCAGCGCGGTGCTGGGACAACGGCTCGGACTGCGCCAGGCGCGCAGCCGCCTGTCGATGTACCCGGCCACGCTGGTCGCCGAGCAGGCCGCGCTGCTGCAGTCCACCGTCGGCACGCCGTGCTTCCGTCTGCAGCGGGTGAGCTACGCCGCCGACGGCCGCGCGGTGGAATTCGATATCGAATCCTGGCGCCACGATGTGCTCGAAGTGACGGTGGAGGTGCAGGCACCGCCGGAGTGA